One Kribbella sp. NBC_00662 genomic region harbors:
- a CDS encoding PucR family transcriptional regulator codes for MSRAAGQDVATLSVEALAESVLLHLPALTDALVETIHEQNPAYREMGSVPRQDLWRSCHDNVARVVQMIAAGDNPGVHYFDAALATGRRRAEQRMPLDDVLKSFRLGGRVVWEALIDEARAQGTAESEVLLDVAGKVWEVVDRTSSQVAAAYHAAERDLVRADEQRRSTLWQGLLEGRADRAFVQEAATVLDVPVNGPYLVVVIDNLVDDEGTATSFKRRFAGVRVCSAWQVRPQTVVGLLALGTESAGKVLGILREVVHAPAGLSGVVSGLAEVDLAYRQAMLARRTLPAGQIDVVALTERLPEALLLSAPELAEQLVQTWLVPLMTVPEAERELLLRTLDNWVTAAGSVRRTADLAHCHRNTVINRLHRIHQITGRNLTDDGFQLELGLALRAFRLFPPPA; via the coding sequence ATGAGTAGGGCTGCGGGGCAGGATGTCGCGACGTTGAGCGTCGAGGCGCTGGCCGAGAGTGTGCTGCTGCATCTGCCGGCGTTGACCGATGCGCTGGTCGAGACCATCCACGAGCAGAATCCGGCGTACCGCGAGATGGGTTCGGTGCCGCGGCAGGATCTGTGGCGGTCGTGTCATGACAACGTTGCCCGGGTCGTGCAGATGATTGCCGCGGGCGACAACCCCGGCGTTCACTACTTCGACGCCGCGCTCGCGACCGGACGGCGGCGGGCCGAGCAGCGGATGCCGTTGGACGACGTACTCAAGTCCTTCCGCCTCGGTGGGCGGGTGGTGTGGGAGGCCTTGATCGACGAGGCCCGCGCCCAGGGGACGGCCGAGTCCGAGGTCCTGCTCGACGTCGCCGGCAAGGTGTGGGAAGTCGTCGACCGTACGTCGTCGCAGGTCGCGGCCGCCTATCACGCCGCCGAGCGGGATCTCGTCCGCGCGGATGAGCAACGCAGGTCGACGCTGTGGCAAGGGTTGCTCGAGGGGCGGGCGGACCGGGCCTTCGTCCAAGAGGCGGCGACGGTCCTCGACGTACCGGTGAACGGTCCCTACCTGGTGGTGGTGATCGACAACCTGGTCGACGACGAGGGTACGGCGACCTCGTTCAAGCGCCGGTTCGCCGGTGTCCGCGTCTGTTCCGCCTGGCAGGTGCGGCCCCAGACGGTCGTCGGCCTGCTTGCCCTGGGCACGGAATCCGCCGGCAAGGTCCTGGGCATCCTGCGCGAGGTGGTGCATGCGCCCGCGGGCTTGTCCGGCGTTGTCTCCGGCCTGGCCGAAGTCGACCTCGCCTACCGCCAGGCGATGCTGGCCCGCCGGACGCTGCCCGCCGGACAGATCGACGTCGTGGCGCTGACCGAGCGGCTCCCGGAAGCGTTGTTGCTGAGTGCACCGGAGTTGGCGGAGCAACTCGTGCAGACCTGGCTGGTGCCGCTGATGACGGTGCCCGAGGCCGAACGTGAACTCCTGCTCCGCACGCTGGACAACTGGGTGACGGCGGCCGGCTCGGTACGACGTACCGCCGATCTCGCGCATTGTCACCGGAACACGGTCATCAACCGCTTGCACCGGATCCATCAGATCACCGGCCGTAACCTCACCGACGACGGCTTCCAGCTCGAACTCGGCCTTGCATTGCGTGCTTTCCGGCTGTTCCCGCCGCCTGCGTGA
- a CDS encoding polyprenyl synthetase family protein, which yields MSPTPLPAESLGFEFADAALESRVRAGLERVEQALLDATQSEAPFVTAAAQHVMVAGGKRFRPLLVMLGAEFGADVASDEVVKAAVVVELTHVATLHHDDVMDEAALRRGSSTANARWDNSVAILSGDWLFARASDLVADLGPEAVRIQARTFGRLVEGQIRETMGVGEGQDPLKHYLSVVADKTGSLIATSVLFGARYAGASEDVQESLRAFGEEIGVAFQLADDLLDIASESDQSGKTPGTDLREGVPTLPVLIFRAQADPTDPTDARLLDLLDSDLSDDVLLSETLDLLRSHPSFQQAENDVRRRAADARKLLSTLPEGPGREALDTLCDLVATRSV from the coding sequence TTGAGTCCGACCCCGCTGCCGGCCGAGAGCCTGGGATTCGAGTTCGCCGATGCGGCGCTCGAGTCCCGGGTTCGCGCCGGGCTGGAACGGGTAGAGCAGGCGCTGCTCGACGCGACCCAGTCCGAGGCGCCGTTCGTCACCGCGGCCGCCCAGCACGTGATGGTTGCCGGTGGCAAGCGGTTCCGGCCGCTGCTGGTCATGCTCGGGGCCGAGTTCGGTGCTGATGTCGCCTCCGACGAGGTGGTGAAGGCGGCGGTCGTCGTCGAGCTCACGCACGTCGCGACGCTGCACCACGACGACGTGATGGACGAGGCGGCGCTGCGGCGCGGCTCGTCCACCGCGAACGCGCGCTGGGACAACTCGGTCGCGATCCTGTCCGGCGACTGGCTGTTCGCCCGCGCGTCGGACCTGGTCGCGGACCTCGGGCCGGAAGCGGTCCGGATCCAGGCCCGGACGTTCGGCCGGCTGGTCGAGGGGCAGATCCGCGAGACGATGGGTGTCGGCGAAGGCCAGGACCCGTTGAAGCACTACCTGTCGGTGGTCGCCGACAAGACCGGTTCGCTGATCGCGACGTCGGTCCTCTTCGGCGCGCGGTACGCCGGTGCGTCGGAGGACGTGCAGGAATCGCTGCGCGCATTCGGCGAGGAGATCGGCGTCGCCTTCCAGCTCGCCGACGACCTGCTCGACATCGCCTCCGAGTCCGACCAGTCCGGCAAGACGCCGGGCACGGATCTGCGCGAAGGCGTGCCGACGCTACCGGTCCTGATCTTCCGTGCCCAGGCGGATCCCACGGATCCCACCGACGCCCGGCTGCTGGACCTGTTGGACTCCGACCTCTCCGACGACGTGCTGTTGTCCGAGACGCTGGATCTGCTCCGCTCGCATCCGTCCTTCCAGCAGGCCGAGAACGACGTACGCCGTCGTGCCGCCGACGCCCGCAAACTCCTCAGCACGCTCCCCGAAGGCCCCGGCCGGGAAGCTCTCGACACCCTCTGCGACCTGGTAGCCACCCGCTCCGTCTGA
- the nuoN gene encoding NADH-quinone oxidoreductase subunit NuoN gives MLLPLADFTAPKIEYNELMPLLVVFGAACVGVLVEAFLPRPLRHLVQLSITVVAVVVSGVLTGILMNDNKELIAAQGAISVDGPALFTWLILLALTLISVLLFAERSIDGGLSAFAGQAAAVPGSEAEREGTAARIEHTEIFPLTLFAVGGMMLFAASNDLLVLFVALEVFSLPLYLLCGLARRRRLISQEAAMKYFLLGAFSSAFLLFGIALLYGYAGTMSLGGIADALSTETGGDTILLAGTGLVGVGLLFKVGGVPFHSWTPDVYQGAPTPVTGFMAACTKIAAFVGLMRVFYVALGGTRWDWAPMMWIVAILTMVVGSIVAITQTDVKRMLAYSSIAHAGFLLTAFVGLAQAGSGVHNGITSTQAVLFYLVSYGFPTIGAFAVVTLVRDAGGEATHLSRWAGLGKKSPLLAGIFAFFLLSFAGIPLTAGFTGKWAVFSAAWTGGAWPLVVVAVLSSLVAAFFYVRVIVLMFFSDLPADAPDVALPGWQTTSAVALGLAATVVLGLVPGPVLDLAARAGEFIR, from the coding sequence ATGTTGCTGCCGCTGGCGGACTTCACGGCGCCGAAGATCGAGTACAACGAGCTGATGCCGCTGCTCGTCGTCTTCGGTGCGGCGTGCGTCGGCGTCCTGGTCGAGGCGTTCCTGCCGCGGCCCTTGCGGCACCTGGTGCAGCTGTCGATCACGGTGGTCGCCGTGGTCGTGTCCGGGGTCCTGACCGGCATCCTGATGAACGACAACAAGGAGCTGATCGCCGCGCAGGGCGCGATCTCGGTGGACGGCCCGGCGCTGTTCACCTGGCTGATCCTGCTGGCGCTGACGCTGATCAGCGTGCTGCTGTTCGCCGAGCGGTCGATCGACGGCGGCCTGTCCGCGTTCGCCGGCCAGGCGGCCGCAGTACCGGGCTCCGAGGCCGAACGGGAGGGTACGGCGGCTCGCATCGAGCACACCGAGATCTTCCCGCTGACCCTGTTCGCGGTCGGCGGCATGATGCTGTTCGCCGCCTCGAACGACCTGCTGGTGCTGTTCGTCGCGCTCGAGGTCTTCTCGCTGCCGCTGTACCTGCTCTGCGGCCTGGCGCGTCGTCGCCGGCTGATCTCGCAGGAAGCCGCGATGAAGTACTTCCTGCTCGGTGCGTTCTCGTCGGCGTTCCTGCTGTTCGGGATCGCGCTGCTCTACGGGTACGCCGGCACGATGTCGCTCGGCGGGATCGCGGACGCGCTGTCCACCGAGACCGGTGGCGACACGATCCTGCTGGCCGGCACCGGCCTGGTGGGCGTCGGCCTGCTGTTCAAGGTCGGCGGCGTGCCGTTCCACTCCTGGACCCCGGACGTGTACCAGGGCGCCCCGACGCCGGTCACCGGCTTCATGGCCGCCTGCACCAAGATCGCCGCGTTCGTCGGTCTGATGCGGGTCTTCTACGTCGCCCTCGGCGGGACGCGCTGGGACTGGGCGCCGATGATGTGGATCGTCGCGATCCTCACCATGGTGGTCGGTTCGATCGTCGCGATCACCCAGACCGACGTGAAGCGGATGCTGGCGTACTCGTCGATCGCGCACGCAGGCTTCCTGCTGACCGCGTTCGTCGGCCTCGCGCAGGCGGGCAGCGGCGTCCACAACGGGATCACCTCGACCCAGGCGGTGCTGTTCTACCTGGTCTCGTACGGCTTCCCGACCATCGGCGCGTTCGCCGTCGTCACGCTGGTGCGCGACGCGGGCGGCGAGGCGACCCACCTGTCCCGCTGGGCGGGCCTGGGCAAGAAGTCGCCGCTGCTGGCCGGTATCTTCGCGTTCTTCCTGCTGTCCTTCGCCGGTATCCCGCTGACCGCGGGCTTCACCGGCAAGTGGGCGGTCTTCAGCGCGGCCTGGACGGGCGGCGCGTGGCCTCTGGTTGTCGTCGCTGTCCTGTCGAGCCTGGTGGCCGCGTTCTTCTACGTCCGCGTGATCGTGCTGATGTTCTTCTCCGACCTGCCTGCCGACGCGCCGGACGTGGCGCTGCCCGGCTGGCAGACCACGTCGGCCGTCGCGCTGGGTCTCGCCGCCACGGTGGTTCTCGGTCTGGTTCCCGGACCGGTGCTCGACCTGGCGGCCCGAGCTGGTGAGTTCATCCGTTGA
- a CDS encoding NADH-quinone oxidoreductase subunit M: MNIGWLTLLLLLPFVGAIATMLVPKAKGLLAKQVALGFSLVTLVLTAIVAIGYHRNGPEDYAETYTWIKAFGAHYALGLDGVGVVLVVLTALLSPIVIIASWNDAQNGRWSEKSFFAWILGLEALSIGVFAATDVFLFYVLFEATLIPMYFLIGGFGGPQRSYAAVKFLLYSLLGGLLMLASVVGLYVVSAKHGAPSYLLSDMVKLDMSQNTERWLFLGFMFAFAVKAPMVPFHTWLPDAAGEATPGTSVLLVGILDKIGTFGMIRFCLGLFPNASQWATPVVLVLALISVLYGALLAIGQTDIKRLIAYTSISHFGFIVMGIFALTSQGLTGSTLYMFNHGLSTAALFLVAGYLISRRGSARIADYGGVEKVAPVLAGTFLFAGLSSLALPGLSPFISEFMVLAGTFSRHKVIAVIAVLGIVLAALYILLMYQRTMTGPVRDGIEKLKDLNKREVLAIAPLVILIIGFGIYPKPVVDIIKPAVESTMQRVGVTDKAPQIPVTEGQK, from the coding sequence GTGAACATCGGTTGGCTGACCCTGTTACTCCTCCTGCCGTTCGTCGGGGCCATCGCGACGATGCTGGTGCCCAAGGCGAAAGGCCTGCTGGCCAAGCAGGTCGCGCTCGGGTTCTCGCTCGTCACGCTGGTGCTGACCGCGATCGTCGCGATCGGCTACCACCGCAACGGCCCCGAGGACTACGCCGAGACGTACACCTGGATCAAGGCCTTCGGCGCGCACTACGCGCTCGGCCTCGACGGTGTCGGCGTGGTGCTGGTGGTGCTGACCGCGCTGCTGTCGCCGATCGTGATCATCGCGTCCTGGAACGACGCCCAGAACGGCCGCTGGTCGGAGAAGTCCTTCTTCGCCTGGATCCTCGGCCTGGAGGCACTGTCGATCGGCGTGTTCGCCGCGACCGACGTCTTCCTGTTCTACGTGCTGTTCGAGGCCACGCTGATCCCGATGTACTTCCTGATCGGCGGCTTCGGCGGCCCGCAGCGTTCGTATGCCGCGGTGAAGTTCCTGCTGTACTCGCTGCTCGGCGGTCTGCTCATGCTGGCGTCGGTCGTCGGCCTGTACGTCGTCTCGGCCAAGCACGGCGCCCCGTCGTACCTGCTGTCCGACATGGTCAAGCTGGACATGAGCCAGAACACCGAACGCTGGCTGTTCCTCGGCTTCATGTTCGCGTTCGCGGTCAAGGCGCCGATGGTGCCGTTCCACACCTGGCTGCCGGACGCGGCCGGTGAGGCGACGCCGGGTACGTCGGTGCTGCTGGTCGGCATCCTGGACAAGATCGGCACCTTCGGGATGATCCGGTTCTGCCTGGGCCTGTTCCCGAACGCGTCCCAGTGGGCCACCCCGGTCGTCCTGGTGCTGGCGTTGATCTCGGTGCTGTACGGCGCGCTGCTGGCGATCGGGCAGACCGACATCAAGCGGCTGATCGCGTACACCTCGATCTCGCACTTCGGCTTCATCGTGATGGGTATCTTCGCGCTGACGTCGCAGGGCCTGACCGGGTCGACGCTGTACATGTTCAACCACGGTCTCTCCACCGCGGCACTGTTCCTGGTCGCCGGGTACCTGATCTCCCGGCGCGGGTCCGCCAGGATCGCCGACTACGGCGGGGTCGAGAAGGTGGCCCCGGTGCTGGCCGGCACGTTCCTCTTCGCCGGCCTGTCCAGCCTCGCGCTGCCCGGCCTGTCGCCGTTCATCTCCGAGTTCATGGTGCTGGCCGGGACGTTCAGCCGGCACAAGGTGATTGCGGTGATCGCCGTCCTCGGTATCGTGCTGGCCGCGCTGTACATCCTGCTGATGTACCAACGCACGATGACCGGCCCGGTCCGCGACGGGATCGAGAAGCTGAAAGACCTGAACAAGCGTGAGGTGCTCGCGATCGCACCGCTCGTGATCCTGATCATCGGCTTCGGTATCTACCCCAAGCCCGTGGTCGACATCATCAAGCCCGCGGTCGAATCGACCATGCAGCGGGTCGGCGTGACCGACAAGGCACCGCAGATCCCCGTGACGGAGGGACAGAAGTGA
- the nuoL gene encoding NADH-quinone oxidoreductase subunit L translates to MSHELTWLLVAVPAVSAAILLLGGKATNAWGHLLGTLAPLISFAFGVVLFFQMRGKADGERSETVKLFEWFSVGHITVDFTLLIDPLSILFVLLITGVGSLIHIYSIGYMEHDERRRRFFGYLNLFIASMLLLVLAADYLLVFVGWEGVGLASYLLIGFWQYKTSAAVAAKKAFVVNRVGDIGLSLAVMSMWALFGSSAFGTVNAGAEHLSTTWATLLGLMLLLAACGKSAQVPLQSWLLDAMEGPTPVSALIHAATMVTAGVYLVVRSHAIFEQSDAASTAVVIVGTVTALAGAIIGCAKDDIKKALAGSTMSQIGYMMLAAGLGPAGYVFAIFHLLTHGFFKANMFLGAGSVMHGMNDDVNMRHYGALRTAMKVTFVTFGFGYLAILGIPPFAGFFSKDKIIEAAFADNIVIGLCALLGAGITAFYMTRVMMMTFFGKKRWDDEVHPHESPKVMTWPLIILAALSLGGGALYFAGHWIVDWLSPIVGHEEEHAPLSATVMTIITLVVVAVGIAISVLMYRRDIPREAPAGSPITTFARRDLYGDALNEALFMRPGQYLTRTLVWLDNRGVDGLVNGLAALFGGLSGRLRRVQTGFVRSYALSMVFGAAFVVVALLAVRLS, encoded by the coding sequence ATGAGTCATGAGCTGACGTGGCTGCTGGTCGCGGTACCGGCGGTGTCCGCGGCGATCCTGTTGCTCGGTGGCAAGGCCACCAACGCATGGGGTCACCTGCTGGGCACGCTGGCGCCGCTGATCTCCTTCGCCTTCGGCGTCGTGCTGTTCTTCCAGATGCGCGGCAAGGCCGACGGCGAGCGGTCCGAGACGGTCAAGCTGTTCGAGTGGTTCTCGGTCGGCCACATCACGGTCGACTTCACCCTGCTGATCGACCCGCTGTCGATCCTGTTCGTGCTGCTGATCACCGGTGTGGGTTCGCTGATCCACATCTACTCGATCGGCTACATGGAGCACGACGAGCGCCGGCGGCGGTTCTTCGGGTACCTGAACCTGTTCATCGCCTCGATGCTGCTGCTGGTGCTGGCCGCCGACTACCTGCTGGTCTTCGTCGGCTGGGAGGGCGTCGGTCTGGCGTCGTACCTGCTGATCGGCTTCTGGCAGTACAAGACGTCGGCAGCGGTCGCCGCGAAGAAGGCGTTCGTGGTGAACCGGGTCGGTGACATCGGCCTCTCGCTCGCGGTGATGAGCATGTGGGCGCTGTTCGGCTCCTCGGCGTTCGGCACGGTCAACGCCGGCGCCGAGCACCTGTCGACGACCTGGGCCACGCTGCTCGGCCTGATGCTGCTGCTGGCCGCCTGCGGTAAGTCCGCGCAGGTGCCGCTGCAGTCCTGGCTGCTGGACGCGATGGAGGGCCCGACCCCGGTGTCGGCGCTGATCCACGCGGCGACCATGGTCACCGCGGGCGTCTACCTGGTGGTCCGCTCGCACGCGATCTTCGAGCAGTCCGACGCGGCCTCCACCGCGGTGGTGATCGTCGGTACGGTCACCGCGCTCGCCGGTGCGATCATCGGTTGCGCCAAGGACGACATCAAGAAGGCGCTGGCCGGTTCGACGATGAGCCAGATCGGCTACATGATGCTGGCCGCCGGCCTCGGCCCGGCCGGGTACGTGTTCGCGATCTTCCACCTGCTCACCCACGGCTTCTTCAAGGCCAACATGTTCCTCGGCGCCGGATCGGTCATGCACGGCATGAACGACGACGTGAACATGCGGCACTACGGCGCCCTGCGGACGGCGATGAAGGTCACCTTCGTGACCTTCGGCTTCGGCTACCTGGCGATCCTCGGCATCCCGCCGTTCGCCGGCTTCTTCAGCAAGGACAAGATCATCGAGGCCGCGTTCGCGGACAACATCGTGATCGGTCTCTGCGCGCTGCTCGGCGCCGGCATCACCGCGTTCTACATGACGCGGGTGATGATGATGACGTTCTTCGGCAAGAAGCGCTGGGACGACGAGGTGCACCCGCACGAGTCGCCCAAGGTGATGACGTGGCCGCTGATCATCCTGGCCGCGCTCTCCCTCGGCGGCGGTGCGCTGTACTTCGCCGGCCACTGGATCGTCGACTGGCTGAGCCCGATCGTCGGCCACGAGGAGGAGCACGCTCCGCTGAGTGCCACCGTGATGACGATCATCACGCTCGTGGTCGTTGCCGTCGGCATCGCGATCTCGGTGCTGATGTACCGCCGGGACATCCCGCGCGAGGCACCGGCCGGATCGCCGATCACCACGTTCGCGCGGCGTGACCTGTACGGCGACGCGCTGAACGAGGCCCTCTTCATGCGCCCGGGCCAGTACCTGACCCGGACCCTGGTCTGGCTCGACAACCGGGGCGTCGACGGCCTGGTCAACGGCCTGGCCGCACTCTTCGGCGGACTGTCCGGCCGGCTCCGCCGGGTCCAGACGGGCTTCGTCCGTTCGTACGCACTCAGCATGGTCTTCGGCGCCGCATTCGTGGTCGTCGCCCTCCTCGCGGTGAGGTTGTCGTGA
- the nuoK gene encoding NADH-quinone oxidoreductase subunit NuoK — protein MSTEPYIVLAAILFSIGALGVLVRRNAIVVFMCVELMLNATNLAFVSFARQHGNLDGQIAAFFVMVVAAAEVVIGLAIIMAIFRTRRSASVDDANLLKY, from the coding sequence ATGAGCACCGAGCCTTACATCGTGCTTGCGGCGATCCTGTTCAGTATCGGCGCGTTGGGCGTGCTGGTACGCCGGAACGCGATCGTCGTCTTCATGTGCGTCGAACTGATGCTGAACGCGACCAACCTCGCGTTCGTCAGCTTCGCCCGCCAGCACGGCAACCTCGACGGTCAGATCGCCGCCTTCTTCGTGATGGTGGTGGCCGCGGCCGAGGTCGTGATCGGGCTGGCGATCATCATGGCCATCTTCCGTACCCGTCGCTCGGCCTCGGTCGACGACGCCAACCTGCTCAAGTACTGA
- a CDS encoding NADH-quinone oxidoreductase subunit J, protein MISLVTGPQVAFWLLAPVMILAAIGMVLVRKAVHSALLLATVMVCLAVQYAAQDAPFLFAVQIIVYTGAILMLFLFVLMLVGVDASDSLVETIRGQRLLASVAFIAFGVLLIAAVGNATYGHPTGLADAQPDGNPKAIAALLFGKYVWAFEVTSALLITAAMGAMMLAHRERLTKKRTQRDHAEERIRKYAEQGIHPGPLPTPGVLARHNAVDTPALLPDGSIAPTSVSRVLQARGTVFPEAEERDEIETVREISEGEYPAEEDDR, encoded by the coding sequence GTGATCAGCCTGGTTACCGGCCCGCAGGTCGCGTTCTGGCTGCTGGCCCCGGTGATGATCCTGGCCGCGATCGGCATGGTGCTGGTCCGCAAGGCGGTGCACTCGGCGCTGCTGCTCGCGACCGTGATGGTCTGCCTCGCGGTGCAGTACGCCGCGCAGGACGCACCGTTCCTGTTCGCGGTCCAGATCATCGTCTACACCGGCGCGATCCTGATGCTGTTCCTGTTCGTGCTGATGCTGGTCGGCGTCGACGCCTCGGACTCGCTGGTGGAGACGATCCGCGGTCAGCGGCTGCTGGCCTCGGTCGCGTTCATCGCGTTCGGCGTACTGCTGATCGCCGCCGTCGGCAACGCGACGTACGGGCACCCGACCGGGCTGGCCGACGCGCAGCCGGACGGCAACCCGAAGGCGATCGCGGCGCTGCTGTTCGGCAAGTACGTCTGGGCGTTCGAGGTCACCTCGGCGCTGCTGATCACCGCGGCGATGGGCGCCATGATGCTGGCCCACCGCGAGCGGCTGACCAAGAAGCGCACCCAGCGCGACCACGCCGAGGAGCGGATCCGCAAGTACGCCGAGCAGGGCATCCACCCGGGTCCGCTGCCGACTCCCGGCGTACTGGCCCGGCACAACGCCGTCGACACGCCGGCCCTGCTGCCGGACGGGTCGATCGCACCCACCTCGGTTTCGCGTGTGCTCCAGGCACGTGGCACCGTGTTCCCCGAAGCCGAGGAGCGCGACGAGATCGAGACGGTCCGGGAAATCAGCGAAGGCGAGTACCCGGCAGAGGAGGACGACAGGTGA